TCCCGGATTCTTTTTCCTTGGCGCCGATGGTCAGGATCAGCGGAATCTGATTGAGCTGCGCCTCTCTGATTTTTTTATTCAAACTCTCGGTGCGGCTGTCGACTTCGGTCCGCAGGCCCGCCTCTTGAAGAGCTGCGCTGATTTCATGGGCATGGGCTGCCATCTCGTCGTTAATGGCCAGAACCGCCACCTGAACCGGGCTCATCCACAAGGGGAACTTGCCGGCAAAATGCTCGATCAGTATCCCCAAAAACCGTTCGATGGAGCCGCAGATCACCCGGTGAATCATGACCGGCCGGTGTTTTTCGTTGTCCGCTCCGATGTACGATAGGTCAAACCGTTCCGGCAGGGACATGTCCAGCTGTATCGTTCCGCATTGCCAGGTCCGGCCCAGGGCGTCCTGGATGTGCACATCGATCTTGGGTCCGTAAAAGGCGCCGTCGCCCTCGTTGGTTTTGAAGGCCTTGCCATAGGCTTTCAAGGCCGACAGCAACCCGTCCGTCGCGCTTTTCCACTGCTCGTCCGAACCGATGGATTTTTCAGGGCGAGTGGAGAGCTCCAAATGGAACCCGAGCCCGAATGTGCTGTAAATGCGCTCCACCAGCCTGAGAACCCCCAGAATCTCCGCTTCGATCTGGTTCGGCATCATGAAAATATGGGCATCATCCTGATGAAACACCCGCACCCTGAAAAGTCCGGACAACACCCCGCTCAGCTCATGCCGGTGAACCAGCCCGATTTCAGCCGCCCGAATCGGCAATTCCTTATATGAATGCGGCTTGCGGCTGTAAAGCAGCATCCCCCCCGGGCAGTTCATCGGTTTGATGGCATATTCGGTCTCATCAATCACCGAGGTGTACATGTTTTCACGGTAGTTTTCCCAGTGGCCGCTCCGTTCCCACAGGCTGCGGTTGAGCATGATCGGGGTCTTGGTTTCCACATAACCGGCCCGGCGGTGCTCTTCGCGCCAGTATTCCAGCAGGGTATTCCAGAGAACCATCCCCTTGGGGTGAAAAAACGGCATTCCCGGCGCTTCGTCATGAAAGCTGAACAGATCCTGGGCCTCTCCGATTTTGCGGTGGTTTCTTTTTTTAGCCTCTTCAATAAAGGCGAGGTACGCTTTCAGCTCTTTTTTGTCGAAAAAGGCCGTGCCGTAAATGCGCTGCAGCTGCTCGCGTTTCTGGTCAGCCCGCCAGTAAGCGCCTGAGACCTTCAGCAGTTTAACGGCCTTGACAAAGCCGGTATGGGGCACATGCGGGCCCCGGCACAGATCCGTAAAATCGCCGCTTTTATAAAATGAAATGGTTCCGTCCGCGAGGTCTGAAATCATTTCAAGTTTATACTTTTCAGCATGATAAAATTTCAGGGCTTCGGCTTTTGAAACCAGCTGCCGCTCAAAGGGGAGTTTTTCTTTGACAATCCTTTCGATCTCCGCCTCTATTTTGGGAAAATCCGCTTCCGAGACCGGTTCCATGTCGATATCGTAATAGAAGCCGTTTTCAACCACCGGGCCGATGGTCAGCCGGGCATCCTTATAAAGGTTTTGAATCGCCTGGGCCATGACATGGGCGGCGCTGTGGCGCATGATCTCCAGCGCTTCCGCGTCTTTGGTCGTAATGAGCCGCACCCGGTTGTCCTCGCTGATCCGGGTGTTTAAATCCACCAGGGAGCTGTCCAGCTCCATGGCCACGCAGTTGCGTGCCAGCCCCTCTGAAATGCTTTTGGCCACATCCAGGCCGGTGGGTGGGTTATCAAAACGCTTTATGTTGCCATCCGGAAGTGTTATGTTAATCATCAGTCTCTCACAATTTAAAAAATAATTTAGATGGAAGATAAACCGTGTTTATCCTTGTTGCCGAAAAAATCTGATTTAATTGCAAATTACCTTACGGGTCAAGAAAAAAAATGAATTCAATATCAGCGCTGAACTACCGGGTCATCAATACGGCTCTACAACTTCAGGAAGCGGTAAAGCTTCTCGAAACCGAAAAAACCGTCGCCTTCGACCTGGAGGCCGACTCCATGTACCACTATAAGGAAAAAGTTTGTCTGATCCAAATGGCAGCCGGCCATACCGTTATACTTATCGATCCCCTTGCGGTCCCGGATTTGTCTCCCCTGAAACCGGTTTTTGCAAACCCCGACATCCGCAAAGTTCTTCACGGCGCCGACTATGACATTCGATCACTTTACCGGGATTTTCATATCAAAATCAACCATCTTTTTGATACCCAGCTTGCCAGCCGTTTTTTGGGCGCCGTTGAAACCGGGCTGGACGCTGTCCTGACCAAGCGGTTTAATGTCAAACTGGAAAAAAAATATCAGAAAAAAGACTGGTCCCGACGCCCCCTGCCGCCGGAAATGATGGCATATGCCGCCCGGGACGTGCTGTATCTGATTCCGCTGGCAAAGATCCTTGAGGAGGAGCTTATACAAAAGGACCGGCTCTTCTGGGTCGTGGAGGAAAACAGGGTTTTAAGCAAGGTCCGGCCGAATTCAACTCATCATGAGCCCCTTTACCTGAATTTCAAAGGAGCCGGCCGGCTTTCGCCCCGGGAGCTGGGAATTTTGGAAGCGCTCCTTCTGTTTCGCCGGACGGTTGCGGCCAAAAAAGACAGGCCCCTTTTCAAGGTACTGGGAAACCCGACCCTGCTGAGCATCGTTAAAAATCGACCGGAAACCGTTCAAGGCTTGGAAAGGGTCCAACCATTGAGCGCTAAACAGATCGGCATTTACGGCCGGGATCTGATCGAAAAGGTAACAACCGCGCTTACCATACCCGCAGAGAACCTGCCGCGCTACCCCCGCCAGCGCGTTCCCATGCTTAAGCCTGCTGTTCGCAAAAGAGTAAAGGTCTTAAACGCCTGGCGCGAAACCGTTGCAGCGCAGCTGGCGCTGGATCCGGCCTTGATATGCAGCAAGGGGCTGATGGTTGCCTTGGCCAGGCTAAATCCCCGGACGCCGCCCGAACTCGAAAACATTACGGAAATGAAAAACTGGCAGAAAAAAATGTTTGGCAAGGAAATTGTTGCCGTCTTAAAAAAAGCAGGAAAATAGCATGGCGCAAACCGTTTTTTTTAGATCGGAGGGACTCAAGCTTGAAGCTTTGCTTAGCAGAGATTCCGGCAATTGCGCAGTGGTGGTGACGCATCCGCATCCGCTTTACGGCGGTGAAATGCACAATCCGGTGGTGGAAGCCACTACCCGGGCATATCAGAAAATTGGCTATAGCACGCTGCGGTTTAACTTCAGGGGGGTGGGTAACAGCCGGGGAAACTATGACGATGGCAAGGGGGAGGGGCAGGATGTCCTGGCCGCCCTGTCCTATCTTTACGAAATGGGGTTTAAAAAAATCGATCTGGCCGGCTATTCTTTCGGCGCCTGGGTCAATGCGCATGTAGACCCATGCGCTGCAGGCTATGAGCGCATGGTGATGGTATCTCCGCCGGTGGCGTTTATGGATTTCAGCAAAGTTTCGGCCCTGCCGCAGTTGGCGCTGGTGGTGGCCGGCAGCCGGGACGACATCGGTCCGCCGGATAAGATCAGACAATATCTCCCCGGCTGGAACCCGACAGCCCGCTTTGAAATCATCCCGGAAACGGATCATTTTTACTCCGGCGCCCTTGATGCGCTCGAGGGTGTTCTGACCAAGGCATTGCCATAAAGCTCTCCGATCCATAGGCGGCAAAGGTCAGTCGCAATCGACAGCATGCAAAAAATTACCCGAAATCAAGTTCTATTTTAATCCGGTTTAAAAATCGGTTGCAGGCGTTACAGGTTTCAAGAACTGACGGACATATCGTCCAGCACTTCGCGGACTTCATCGGTATTCATAAGGCCCATTTCGACCATAATTTCCCCGATGCGCCGGTGCTTTTTTACAGAAACATTCTCTTTGATCTGAGCCTCCAAGGCGCTGGCCACCTGTTCCGGTGTTACAAATCCTTTTTTTACCGCCACAAATCCAAACCGAAAAGTCAAAAATTCTTTTCCCATCTCTTCCTCCACCCGCTGATTCAATGTGATACAAGTTATATCACAGTTTCCGTCAAACGGAAAAACATAATAAATATATCGGGGGGCGTAGCTTGGGGAAAAAACCTGAAAATTTTTCTATCGCAGCGATCCCCGCAAACTGTTTATCATGCAGATCACCCGCGGCCTTACAAAACGAAGCTGTTCCGTAAAGTTTGTTTCGGTATCGAATGATTTGCGGTGCTTAAAATTGTAACTGTCCTCAAGTTCCTCTAAAAACGACCGGATAAATGATTGCGTTCTGCGGGACTCAATATAAAAATTATTTTGAATTTTTCGAAAAAGGCCGCACAAGGCGCTTGGCACAAACGGATACGGTAACAGACCATCCGTCATATTCTTCAATAACGCACTGCCGATACCAAAAATTTTAATTAAATCATCGATTCCCAGCCTTCCATGACGGAGGGCAACCACAAACGTGCTGATGTCGTCACAGCGGGCGGGTGCCAAACCAAAGGCATTCCAGTCCGGAAAGGCTTTTAACTTCTCCTTCTCCATCTCGTTAATTTCTGCGGAAGCTTCCAAATGGTTATGGAGAAATCTCTTTTGAAACCGATTGGCCCAATGAAAGAAATGCATAAACGTTTTCAGTTCTTCAGATCCAGCATTCCGGATATCGCCGATTCTTGGGAATATTGTTGATCAGGAGCGCTATAATCAACATGATCAGAACGCCCAGCCCCACCGGTATCACCGCGTACAGATAGCCCAGGTCATGAATGTTTTCACCCCCGATGACGGCGATCAGAGCGGTGGCGCCCCCGGGCGGGTG
This genomic interval from Desulfobacterales bacterium contains the following:
- the thrS gene encoding threonine--tRNA ligase, producing MINITLPDGNIKRFDNPPTGLDVAKSISEGLARNCVAMELDSSLVDLNTRISEDNRVRLITTKDAEALEIMRHSAAHVMAQAIQNLYKDARLTIGPVVENGFYYDIDMEPVSEADFPKIEAEIERIVKEKLPFERQLVSKAEALKFYHAEKYKLEMISDLADGTISFYKSGDFTDLCRGPHVPHTGFVKAVKLLKVSGAYWRADQKREQLQRIYGTAFFDKKELKAYLAFIEEAKKRNHRKIGEAQDLFSFHDEAPGMPFFHPKGMVLWNTLLEYWREEHRRAGYVETKTPIMLNRSLWERSGHWENYRENMYTSVIDETEYAIKPMNCPGGMLLYSRKPHSYKELPIRAAEIGLVHRHELSGVLSGLFRVRVFHQDDAHIFMMPNQIEAEILGVLRLVERIYSTFGLGFHLELSTRPEKSIGSDEQWKSATDGLLSALKAYGKAFKTNEGDGAFYGPKIDVHIQDALGRTWQCGTIQLDMSLPERFDLSYIGADNEKHRPVMIHRVICGSIERFLGILIEHFAGKFPLWMSPVQVAVLAINDEMAAHAHEISAALQEAGLRTEVDSRTESLNKKIREAQLNQIPLILTIGAKEKESGTLSVRTLDGNVQFGISQNEFLDAVLAHIREKKPDFMIFDKKGY
- a CDS encoding HRDC domain-containing protein, which gives rise to MNSISALNYRVINTALQLQEAVKLLETEKTVAFDLEADSMYHYKEKVCLIQMAAGHTVILIDPLAVPDLSPLKPVFANPDIRKVLHGADYDIRSLYRDFHIKINHLFDTQLASRFLGAVETGLDAVLTKRFNVKLEKKYQKKDWSRRPLPPEMMAYAARDVLYLIPLAKILEEELIQKDRLFWVVEENRVLSKVRPNSTHHEPLYLNFKGAGRLSPRELGILEALLLFRRTVAAKKDRPLFKVLGNPTLLSIVKNRPETVQGLERVQPLSAKQIGIYGRDLIEKVTTALTIPAENLPRYPRQRVPMLKPAVRKRVKVLNAWRETVAAQLALDPALICSKGLMVALARLNPRTPPELENITEMKNWQKKMFGKEIVAVLKKAGK
- a CDS encoding alpha/beta hydrolase, with translation MAQTVFFRSEGLKLEALLSRDSGNCAVVVTHPHPLYGGEMHNPVVEATTRAYQKIGYSTLRFNFRGVGNSRGNYDDGKGEGQDVLAALSYLYEMGFKKIDLAGYSFGAWVNAHVDPCAAGYERMVMVSPPVAFMDFSKVSALPQLALVVAGSRDDIGPPDKIRQYLPGWNPTARFEIIPETDHFYSGALDALEGVLTKALP